The genomic DNA CTGGCCATGGCCTCGATGAAGGCCCCCGCCCCTGCCGCGCACTTCTCGTTGATAGCAAAATCGACGACCTTGCCCTGTTCATCGATCTTGACGGCCCTTCCCTCTTCGGCCCCCACGTCGGTGACGGTCCTTGAACCGGGGAAGAAGTAGTTGGCCGCTTTTGCCATGGCCTTTATGTCGTTGACCTTGATATCGGCCTGTTTGATCTCCGCCGCGCCTGAGCCTGTTCCACCTATGTGGTCAAGATCCTCCTCTTTCAATCCTGCGGCCTTCAGGGCGGCCTCGAGGGATGCCTTTATCGCCTCGGCCTGATCGAAACCTGTCAGGTTCTGCCCCTTGCCCACGATCTTGCCGTCTTTGAGGATGACGGTCTTGGTATTTTTGGCACCGCAATCGATTCCTGCAGTCAACATGATCCACGAACCTCCTGAATTCTGTAATCGCCTCGAGGCGGCCAGGGGCCGTCCTCAACCACCTGGAAGCCATGAGTGGCTCCTGACCGAACCTGCTCGGAGCACTCGCCGACTGCCCCTGCAACCGACTTCTATCGGCAGCATCTAGCCCGGTCTCTTGAGCCCCAGACTCTCCAAGAAGATATCCATACGGTTGGTCACCGCCTTTTCGTCGAATTCCCGCTCATCGCCCATGTTGCCCTCATAGGTCATCACCTTGTGTCCCCTCTCTAGGAGACCCAGCCGATTTTCGGCAATGCCCGTGGAGAGCCCCTCGCACCCCCGGTTGTAATGGAGAATGATGCCGTCGACTCTCCAGTGTCTGGCAATGGCATCCATCATCTTGGTCTTGTACTCTGGATGGTAGAAGTGCTGGTATTCCGGCTTGCTCAGGTGCCAATCGGCCAGCATCATACAGGCCTCTTCCCGGGTCTTGGGTTTGTCTCCAGGCATCGGCCTCGGCAGAAACTCGCCCTCTTCCTCATCATACAGCCACATCCCCTCAAGGCCGAAGGTATAGAGGGAACCGATCGAAACGGCTCCCCAGGTCTCCAGGTGGCGGTAGATCCCTAGGAACCCCCACGGAGGCTGGGTATCGGTCATCACCCTTGCCTGCTCATTCGCCACGGCGGCAATCCCCCTTCTCACCCGGTCTTCCACCTCTTCGAGCAGCTCCTCATAGAAGTCCGCGAATTCCCCGTTGGATTTCTGTAGGGTACCGAAGACATAGAGGGAATAGATCGACTTCTCGTCGAGTGGCGCCGGCACGGCCCTGTTGAGCATGCAGATCTTGGCCCAGGTGTGGGTAGAGCGGATGTCGTTCCAACACCCTTCAAGAAAGAGCTCGTCATCGTACTTCCTGCCCGTGATCTCTTCCATCCAGTCGATGGCATCCAACATCTGTTCGGCCACGTATCTTACACGGTGTTCGTACATCTCGGCAGCAAATGGGGGATACGGGCCGGCGCCCACATCGATGGCAAACAGGGGCACTCCTCCCTCAAGCTCGCAGGCATTCTGATACCATTTGGCATGAGAGCAACATATGTGCTGGGTAAAGGCAAAATCGGCCTTCGGGAACTTTCCGCCGAAAGCATACTCATCCGTAAGGATCGAGCCCCAGTAGTTCCTCATGTACGAGCAGAGATCCCTGGAAAAGCCGTAGTTTTCGGCAGCGGTGAGGAACCGGGCCGAAAGAGGCCTGTTGAAAGCACAGGATGCGCCATAGGGCTCACCTGTGATGCAGTAGACATCCCTTCCCAGGCCGCAAGTGACCGCATCGAGAGCCCAGGCGCTGCCCATCCACCGGATTCCGCCTTTCTCGTGGGCCTGGTCAAAGTTCCTGTAGAAGTTCTTCCTCAGCTCCTTGGCTTTTGTCCAACACTTCAGGGGCTCGGTGGGATACTTCGCCATGGTGCATTCCTCCTGATCGGGTTTTCCTCAAAAGAGATCCGCCTCGGCCTCCAGGGTCTCAAGAAACGCCTCGGTCCGGATCGCGAAAGGACCGGCAGGGACAGTCACGTCGAATTCCAGGAAGTAGGTGGGAATGCCGTTGTCCTGCAAGTGCTTCCGAACAAAGGGGATATCAGCCTCGTGGGGATCGCAGAACTTCTGTTGAAGGACGATTGCACCGTCCGCCCTCCAGTCCTTTGCGAACCGGAGAATCCTGTCCAACCGCGTCCTCACGGGCCAGTCCTTGGATGGGCAGGGGGTTCGCAACACATACCGCTCGGCAATCGCCGTTAGTGGATCCCTGTCGCCCAACTCGACTTCGTCCCAGAAATACCTTGTCGTCGTACAGTGCTCCTCGATCACCACGGTGCAGCCCACCGATTCCCGCTCGCCCAGTGTCTCGATCATCCGGATATATTCCACATCGTCGTTCTCACTACCCACGAGCATGATCCTCTTGCCCGGGTCACGGTCGAGCTTGCGGGTTGTCAGTTCCCTCTTGACCTCCTCGGCCACCGGAAGGAACTCCCGTGCGTCTGTGAAAAACTGGGCGCAGGTCATATACATGGCTTCCTCGCCGGTGATAGGCGGGTTGTCGTCTTTTCGCAGTTCGTAGATCTCTTTCATTACCCTACGGACCCTGTTCATGATGTCTATGCCCCTTCGCAGGTCGTCATCGTCTATTCTCCTCCCGGTCAACTCCTCCAGTCTCTCGATCAGGAGCCTATACTCCCCCACGAGAAAGGAAACAGCCCTTTTGCTCTGGACATGACTCGGCATGGGCAGATAGTGGCTCCAGCCCGGGTTTCTGTGGATATCCCAGCTCGTATAGGCCTGGCGAAGATGGAGACAGGATTGGCCGATACTGATACCATCGAGGTACTCATACCTCCCCTTCAAACCCTGGGCGAGCACATCACGGCAGAAGGGACAGAACATGCCGAACAGATGAGGCTCGGTCACGTCCTGAACCTCATGAGATCCGAGGATCCTCACGGGCAGCACGTCAAAGGCATAGAAGATCTCCTCAGGGGAATAAGTACAAAAAAAGCCCACCACCTTTCTTCCCGTTCTCTCCTTGTAGGACCTCGCGTATTCGTGACGATTCTCGTACCACTCCCGGAATCTCTCGATCATCCCCAAAACCTCCTCAGTAGCAGCAGTGGCCAGAAATGAACCAGAATGCCGGCGCAAAGAGTCACCGGCCCTGGAACCACGGCAATAGGTTCATTGGACTGAACAATCTTGGTAAGAGATTACACCAAGGAAAAGGAGTTGTCAAGGTCTTACATGATCTTGATATACTGTAAAGAGCAGAGAGCGTATCGGAGCATGCACAAAGAACAGAAAGTTCGTTCGTTATACTGAACGAATCCGCGCAAGCGTCGATCCCCAAATCCCAACATCCTCCCCTACATGTTCCACCCCCCGGAAACCTCTACCGTGGCCCCTGTCATGAAACTCGCCTCGTCCGAGGCCAGAAACGCCACAACGCTGGCGACCTCTTCAGGCCGCCCGATCCGACCAAGCGGCGTATTATCCACGATCATGTTTCGATACTTTTCGGCCATCTTGGAAGTGGTTGGTGTGAGAATAAGGCCCGGAAGAACGGCGTTGACGTTGATTCCGTATCTGCCCAACTCCCTTGCCACGCTCTTGGTCAGGCCTATCACCCCGGCCTTGGCCGAGCTGTAACTGATTGCGGCCATTCCACCGCACCTCCCATAGACGGAAGAGATGTTGACGATCTTTCCGTAGCGGCTCCTCACCATATGGACTGCGGCAGCCTGGATGCAGTTCAGGGTCCCTCTCAGGTGGACACCGAGTACGGCTTCCCAATCCTCCCTTGTCACCTTGAAGAGAGTCGCCCCCCGGTCAAAACCGGCGTTGTTCACCAGGATATCGATCCTTTTCCAGACCTCCAGAACCCGATCGACCATCCCCTGGACTTCCCCCTGGTCTGCCACATCTATCGGAAAAACAAGTGCCTCTCTCCCCAGGTCGACCAGCGTACGTCTTGTTCCCTCTCCGGTTTCCGGATTCCTCTCGGCGACGGCCACGTCAGCCCCTTCGCCGGCGAGCTTCAAGGCAATGCTCCGGCCTATTCCCTGACCTGCTCCCGTCACGATGGCTTTCTTCCCCTTTAGTCTCATCCTCCCACCTCTCTGAATCTCACACACGATTTGGGTTGAACCGGAATGAAGCGAAGAATCGCGATCCGCGGGCAGATGCCAGGACTGGAATCTGGATTCTCCGTTACTTCGCTCCCCAGAACGACAAGGTCTCCTTGTAAGGCTGACCCTCCAAAAAAGAAATACCCTTTGGGCCGGATGGAACCTCCAGGCCCACAGGGTATCTCCAATTGGTCAGACCGATGACCAGAACCTTGTGCCCGGCCTGCCACCTACTTTTTCGGCTTCGGCAACACCCGTTCGGCCAGGTCTTCGTCGTAGACATGGATATTGGCGACCTGCCGCCGGAATTCAAGGAAATCGATCACGGTTGAACCTGTCTCCTTCTGGGTGTTGAAGGCGTTGAATCCGAGCCAGGCATCCATGTTCATGTTCGCGGCGAGCCAGTAGACAGCATGGGCCTTGGTATTGTCCCACCAAAACCTCTTCTTGATCCGAATCGTCTCGATGGTCTTCATGAGACAGAGAGGGAAAGTATTCGCAAAGGTCCAGACCATGTTGTTGATAAACCCATCCAAGAGGCTCCAGTCGGTCTCCAGAGACTTCAGCAACTCCCGCGCCTCTTCGGCTTCCTTGCCGGTCTTCATCTCACCGTAGACAATCTCGCCATTGTCCACATATCTTTCCGTGATCACCCTGGGGTCCCTCACCCACTTGCCTTTCCGATCCTTCTTGATGGGGATAGCCTTGGTGATCAATCCCAGCCTCTCCATCTTATAGGCGCTCCAGGGCACGTTGGAGATACAGTTCCACATGGCCTGCTCCATGCTCAGATTCCAGGGCAGAAAGTCAGAAGATCCGCCGTCCGGTGTGGAACCGACCCGCGTGCCGGCCTGCCCGAAGACAGCGGTGTCGGCTGCCACGGTGAGATCACAGGCCTGTCCGATCTCCTGACCGCCGGCGATCCTCATGCCATTGCAGCGACAGATCACCGGAACGCGACACTTCAGTATGCCGTCCACCATACCCGAGAAGAGATCCATGTAGTCTGCATACTCCTTAGGCCTCCTGGTGTAGTACTCCGCATACTCCTTCGTGTTGCCGCCGGTACAGAAGGCCCTGTCACCCACTGCGGTAAAGATCGCTGCCACCACCGATCTATCCACAGAGGCCCTGTGAAAACCCGCGATCACCCCCTTGACCATTCCCGTGGTGTAGGAGTTGAACTGCTTTGGATTGTTCAGGGTGATCCAGGCCGTGTAGAGACCGTCCACCACTTCTCCATTTGGATCGACAAGGGCTTTTTTCTCGTACATGGTACAGGGTGGCTCGGTTCCGAAAAACTGATCTCCAAAAAGGTTGTGATCCTTTGGTTCGTTGTCCCTCACCAGCCAATCCAGTGCCATCTCGCCCCTCCTCTCCTGTCCGTGTTTGTGCCGAGGCCCAGGTGCATACCGCTTTGTCCCTCCCCGGCCCCTTGCATGCTCAGCCGTCACCGAAAAACGCAGGCTCCTGCTCTGGACGACAGGCCTTCTGGCCGCCTCTCAGTCCCCCTCCGGCCCAACCTCCCAAGCTCGGACCGGCACCCCCAGACAACAGGAGTCTGCCCCTTGAGTGGTTTTTTCAGTAACGCCGACTCAGAAATCAGGCTTGAGGACGATCCGCCTTGCCGGGGAACCCGCCTCATGGACCTCCTCAAAGACCGACTGGATCTGGCTCATCGGCCTCACCTCGACAAAGGGCTCGACATCGATCCTCCTGGAGACAACCATATCAAGCACGATGGGATAGTACTCGGGCAGGCATCCCCAGGTTCCGATGATTTCCGCATCAAAGGCCATGAGTCGAGAGATGCTGTACTCGACTTTGGCCATACCGAATCCGATCACAACCAGCTTACCCGTAAAGGAGAGCAACTCCAAAGCGATCTCCTGCCCCCCCTTCGTCCCACTCACCTCAAAAATCTTCCATCCGAATCCCCCTTCCAACCCGTTCTCTTTGCAGATCTCCCGAAATTCCTTCCTCACATCCCTGGGGCCCTTGCCCTGTGAATTGATGACAAAGTCAGCCCCGTAGTTCAAAGCTCTCTCGAGCTTCTCAGGGTTTCTCGCAATGCCGATGACGGCCTTTGCTCCCAGGGCCTTTGCAGTCTGAGCCATGTAGACACCCACCCCCCCGGTCACGCCGATTACAACGACTCTATCGCCAGGCTGAAGGTCCGCCCTCCTTGCAGCCTGGAAGGGTGTGGTCCCTGCATCGGCCACCACCGCCAGGTGTTCCAGAGGTATATCCCCCCGGTTCCTCACCTCGCACAGATCGACGGATGGGACAGGAATATGGCTCGAAAATCCGCCATAGATTCCAAGGCTGTTCCCGGGCATCTTCTGAGCCAAGCACCGATTTCCCCTACCGGTCTTGCAGAGAATACACCTGCGGCAGGGCATCACCGCGGGAATGATCACTTCCTTGCCGATCCAATTCTCGTCTCCAGCGATCACCCTCCCACTGATTTCGTGGCCCAGGGTCAATGGCGGTTTCTGCACGGTAGGCACCCCATCGTAGAAATAACCAAGATCGGTATGGCAAACACCGCATCCGGCCACTTCCACCAGAACCTCCTCTGGAGACAGAGGGGGAACCGGGATCGAGGTTCGTTCAAGCTTGCCCGGCGTTACCGAGCCCGTCTCCTTATCTCTCACCGCAGGCTGAACCATCTGCCACGTATCGATCTTCTCAGGTATCGTCGACATCCATTCCACCCCTTTCCGCCCTGCCCATTGAGCAGTCTTCCAAAAAGCGGCCCGAGACTGTTCCTCCCCCGGGGCAGGGTCTTCTCGAATCTCCCCCTGTCAGGTCAGTCCGTACCCACCGTCCACACACAGAATCTGACCGGTAATATACCGGGCATCCTCAGATGCAAGAAAAACAAAGGCCGGTGCCACATCCTCGGGATCAGCATAGCGGTTCAGAAGGATCCTCCTCAAATAGATATCCCTCAGCTTGGGATCCTCCTGGAGCTTCCGGGTCATCTCGGTAAAGACGATCCCAAGGGAAATGAGATTGGCATTCACCCCGAATCTCGCCAACTCCCTCGCGCAGGATTTTGTGAAAGCTACAAGACCCCCCTTTGCAGATGCGTAGTTGATCTGCCCGGTGGTACCCACAAGGCCGGCTACCGAAGTCACGTTGATGATCCGCCCCCCCCGCTGCTCCATGAAATGCGGCACCGCAGCCTGGGTACATAGAAATGACCCCTTCAGATGGACATCCACAACCTCGTCCCATTGCTCCTCGGTCATCTTGGAGAGCATTGCCGGCCTGGTGATCCCTGCATTGTTCACCAGAATATCGATCTTTCCGAAACGCTCCACAGCCGTTCCGACGATCCTCTCGCAGTCCCCCTTGCAGGCCACATCCCCCTGGACGGCCACCGCCCGCTGCCCCAGTCTTTCGATCTCGGCCACGACCTCTCGGGCCGGCTCGGCACGAGTGGCATAGTTAACGACCACGTCGGCCCCTTCCCGTGCAAAGGCAAGGCTCACCGCTCTTCCCACCCCACGCCCGCTCCCAGTCACAACTGCAGACCTTCCCTCGAGTCTCATCCTTTACCCCAGGGTACAGACCAGGATCAGGGGCCTCTCCATGGAAGCCCCTATTCGATCACCGCTATCAAACCGTCAGCTTCAACCTCCTGTCCGGGAGAGACGAGTATCTCCTTGATCACACCTCCCACGGGTGCCACCACCGGCATCTCCATCTTCATCGCTTCCAGGGTGGCTATGGGGTCGTTCTCCGCAACCTTGTCACCGACTTTCACCGCCACTGCCACGATCTTACCTACCATCGGAACCGTCACATTAGTCGCCATTTATCCCTTGCCTCCGTTCTCCAAACTGGTAAATCGGTTTACTTCCTCATCCCCAAAGCATACTGCCCGATTATCATCTTCTGGATGTTACTCGTCCCTTCCACGATCTGGTACGACTTGGCGTCTCGATAGAACCGTTCCACAGGGTACTCGGAACTGAACCCGTAGCTCCCGTATATCTTTACAGCCTCGTTGGCCGCCCGAACCGCCACCTCAGCAGCGTAGTATTTCGCCATCGATACCTGGAGGGTATTGCGTTGCCCCTGATCCTTGATCCAGGCGGCCCGATAGACAAGCAACCGGGCCGCCTCGTGTTCCACATACATCTCGGCCAACTGCTCCTGAACCATCTGGTGCTGGCCGATGGGTACACCGAACTGTTCCCTCTCCTTGGCGTATCTCACGGAATGCTCAAAACACGCCCGGGCTACTCCCACGGCCCGGGCAGCCGAACTCAGTCTCGTATTGTCCAGCATGCTCATGCAGATCTTGAACCCGGCCCCTCTCTCTCCGACCAGAGAATCCTTTGGAAGTTTTGCATCCTGAAAGATGATCTCACCCGTGGGCGCGCAGAACAACCCCAGCTTTGTCTCTATGGCCCGCTGCTCTACGCCGGTGGTGTGCATGTCAACCATAAAGGCCGAGATCCCCCTATGCCTCTTCTCCCGGTCCGTATAGGCGAATACAATCCCCACATCGGCGACCGGGACTCCGCTGATCCACATCTTCGATCCGTTGAGAACCCAGCCATCCCCGCTCTCCACCGCCTGTGTCCTCATGCCGGCCACGTCACTCCCGGAGTTCGCCTCTGTAATTGCGAAACAGCCCAGGGTGTCGGCTGAAATCAAAGGGGGAATAAACCTCTGGCGCTGCTCCTCCGAACCGAAAGCCAGCAGCACAGACTGAATCGCATTCATCTGGAGATTGAAGGGGAGGCCCCAGGAAGGGCTGACCGCCGCTATCTCCTCGGTCATAATAGAGGCTGCCAGATGGCCTTCCTCCAGTCCCCCGTACTTCTCCGGCGCGATGCAGGCAAAGAAACCCTGATCGGCCATCTCCTTTACCAACTCCCTCCGAAATCGGTGCTCCTTTTCGTCTTCCTCCATGGTCGGCGCGATCCGCTTCTCCGCAAAATTACGCGCCATCCTCCGCATCTCTTCCTGTTCTGGAGTCAACCCGAAATCCATACCTCTTCCCTCCTTTCGAAACGGAGCCGGCAAAGGACAGGAGCCGCCTTTATCTCTTCTGTGACCACAGGACAGTGCGGCGTGGACTGAGTTTGTACCTTTTTTAACAAAGCCCCCCTCCTTTGTCAAGCCTTTTCTGTTCGAGGAGTTCCCCCGCCTTGGGGAAAACCCTTGTTCTAGGGCGACACTGCCTGAGACACATCACGCCTCCAGTTACGCGGCCGACTTTAACGTGGCCTTGGGACTGCGGAGGAGGAGCTTGACAAAACCAACCGGCAGCCTTAGGCTGTAGTAATGACTGATGATTACGAGGAACCGCAAATGAGGGTCATGGGCCTCGATCTGGGAAGCAAAACCATCGGCGTGGCCGTTAGTGACGAGCTCGGATTGATAGCCCACGGAGAGAAGACCATTCGGCGTCAGAGCACCGAAAAGGATCTCGAGGCGATTGCCGACCTTGTCCGCAGGCTCGGCATCGTCCGGGTCGTGGTGGGACTGCCCGTCAACATGACCGGTACGCTCGGGGTGGAAGCCAAGAAGGTACTCCAATTCGTTGCCGCCATGAGAGATGCCCTCTCCGTCTCCATCACCACTTGGGACGAGAGGCTCTCCACGGTCCAGGCCGCAAGGGTCCTTCTCGAGGCGGGCCTTTCCAGGAAGAAGAGAAAGAAGGTCATCGACAAGGCGGCAGCTACGGTGATTCTCCAGGCCTATCTTGACGCCGAGCGAATTCGAGAATCCTCATGAAGAGATGGATCCTTTTCGCCCTGGCAGGGATGGGGCTCCTAGCCGGATCGATTGCGCTTTACGGGTTTGTCTATGCCCTGGTTCCCCCGCGGGGACAGGCGGCCTCCAAGATCGTCACTCTAGACAAGGGTTTGACCTTCAAACAGATCGCCCGGACCCTCGAGGAAAAAGGCGTCATCCACGGGGTTACACGGTTTATTCTGCTGGGCCGAATCGTCCACGCAGAGCCGAAGATCAAGGCTGGCGAGTACTGCTTCGACCTCCCCACCTCCCACTGGA from Deltaproteobacteria bacterium includes the following:
- the had gene encoding 6-hydroxycyclohex-1-ene-1-carbonyl-CoA dehydrogenase, with the protein product MSTIPEKIDTWQMVQPAVRDKETGSVTPGKLERTSIPVPPLSPEEVLVEVAGCGVCHTDLGYFYDGVPTVQKPPLTLGHEISGRVIAGDENWIGKEVIIPAVMPCRRCILCKTGRGNRCLAQKMPGNSLGIYGGFSSHIPVPSVDLCEVRNRGDIPLEHLAVVADAGTTPFQAARRADLQPGDRVVVIGVTGGVGVYMAQTAKALGAKAVIGIARNPEKLERALNYGADFVINSQGKGPRDVRKEFREICKENGLEGGFGWKIFEVSGTKGGQEIALELLSFTGKLVVIGFGMAKVEYSISRLMAFDAEIIGTWGCLPEYYPIVLDMVVSRRIDVEPFVEVRPMSQIQSVFEEVHEAGSPARRIVLKPDF
- the ruvX gene encoding Holliday junction resolvase RuvX; the protein is MRVMGLDLGSKTIGVAVSDELGLIAHGEKTIRRQSTEKDLEAIADLVRRLGIVRVVVGLPVNMTGTLGVEAKKVLQFVAAMRDALSVSITTWDERLSTVQAARVLLEAGLSRKKRKKVIDKAAATVILQAYLDAERIRESS
- the oah gene encoding 6-oxocyclohex-1-ene-1-carbonyl-CoA hydratase is translated as MALDWLVRDNEPKDHNLFGDQFFGTEPPCTMYEKKALVDPNGEVVDGLYTAWITLNNPKQFNSYTTGMVKGVIAGFHRASVDRSVVAAIFTAVGDRAFCTGGNTKEYAEYYTRRPKEYADYMDLFSGMVDGILKCRVPVICRCNGMRIAGGQEIGQACDLTVAADTAVFGQAGTRVGSTPDGGSSDFLPWNLSMEQAMWNCISNVPWSAYKMERLGLITKAIPIKKDRKGKWVRDPRVITERYVDNGEIVYGEMKTGKEAEEARELLKSLETDWSLLDGFINNMVWTFANTFPLCLMKTIETIRIKKRFWWDNTKAHAVYWLAANMNMDAWLGFNAFNTQKETGSTVIDFLEFRRQVANIHVYDEDLAERVLPKPKK
- a CDS encoding acyl-CoA dehydrogenase family protein translates to MDFGLTPEQEEMRRMARNFAEKRIAPTMEEDEKEHRFRRELVKEMADQGFFACIAPEKYGGLEEGHLAASIMTEEIAAVSPSWGLPFNLQMNAIQSVLLAFGSEEQRQRFIPPLISADTLGCFAITEANSGSDVAGMRTQAVESGDGWVLNGSKMWISGVPVADVGIVFAYTDREKRHRGISAFMVDMHTTGVEQRAIETKLGLFCAPTGEIIFQDAKLPKDSLVGERGAGFKICMSMLDNTRLSSAARAVGVARACFEHSVRYAKEREQFGVPIGQHQMVQEQLAEMYVEHEAARLLVYRAAWIKDQGQRNTLQVSMAKYYAAEVAVRAANEAVKIYGSYGFSSEYPVERFYRDAKSYQIVEGTSNIQKMIIGQYALGMRK
- a CDS encoding acetyl-CoA carboxylase biotin carboxyl carrier protein subunit encodes the protein MATNVTVPMVGKIVAVAVKVGDKVAENDPIATLEAMKMEMPVVAPVGGVIKEILVSPGQEVEADGLIAVIE
- the bzdO gene encoding benzoyl-CoA reductase, bzd-type, subunit O; protein product: MAKYPTEPLKCWTKAKELRKNFYRNFDQAHEKGGIRWMGSAWALDAVTCGLGRDVYCITGEPYGASCAFNRPLSARFLTAAENYGFSRDLCSYMRNYWGSILTDEYAFGGKFPKADFAFTQHICCSHAKWYQNACELEGGVPLFAIDVGAGPYPPFAAEMYEHRVRYVAEQMLDAIDWMEEITGRKYDDELFLEGCWNDIRSTHTWAKICMLNRAVPAPLDEKSIYSLYVFGTLQKSNGEFADFYEELLEEVEDRVRRGIAAVANEQARVMTDTQPPWGFLGIYRHLETWGAVSIGSLYTFGLEGMWLYDEEEGEFLPRPMPGDKPKTREEACMMLADWHLSKPEYQHFYHPEYKTKMMDAIARHWRVDGIILHYNRGCEGLSTGIAENRLGLLERGHKVMTYEGNMGDEREFDEKAVTNRMDIFLESLGLKRPG
- a CDS encoding CoA activase, translating into MLTAGIDCGAKNTKTVILKDGKIVGKGQNLTGFDQAEAIKASLEAALKAAGLKEEDLDHIGGTGSGAAEIKQADIKVNDIKAMAKAANYFFPGSRTVTDVGAEEGRAVKIDEQGKVVDFAINEKCAAGAGAFIEAMARALELPLEQMGPLALTSDKTIPMNAQCAIFAESEVVGLIHAKTEKQDISRAIHDAMASRIVSMIRRIGVNPDIAMIGGVGRNPGFVESLKRELEVERIYVPEDPEFGAAVGAAIVAAEEGR
- a CDS encoding 3-oxoacyl-ACP reductase FabG; amino-acid sequence: MRLEGRSAVVTGSGRGVGRAVSLAFAREGADVVVNYATRAEPAREVVAEIERLGQRAVAVQGDVACKGDCERIVGTAVERFGKIDILVNNAGITRPAMLSKMTEEQWDEVVDVHLKGSFLCTQAAVPHFMEQRGGRIINVTSVAGLVGTTGQINYASAKGGLVAFTKSCARELARFGVNANLISLGIVFTEMTRKLQEDPKLRDIYLRRILLNRYADPEDVAPAFVFLASEDARYITGQILCVDGGYGLT
- the fabG gene encoding 3-oxoacyl-ACP reductase FabG, with amino-acid sequence MRLKGKKAIVTGAGQGIGRSIALKLAGEGADVAVAERNPETGEGTRRTLVDLGREALVFPIDVADQGEVQGMVDRVLEVWKRIDILVNNAGFDRGATLFKVTREDWEAVLGVHLRGTLNCIQAAAVHMVRSRYGKIVNISSVYGRCGGMAAISYSSAKAGVIGLTKSVARELGRYGINVNAVLPGLILTPTTSKMAEKYRNMIVDNTPLGRIGRPEEVASVVAFLASDEASFMTGATVEVSGGWNM
- a CDS encoding 2-hydroxyacyl-CoA dehydratase, translating into MIERFREWYENRHEYARSYKERTGRKVVGFFCTYSPEEIFYAFDVLPVRILGSHEVQDVTEPHLFGMFCPFCRDVLAQGLKGRYEYLDGISIGQSCLHLRQAYTSWDIHRNPGWSHYLPMPSHVQSKRAVSFLVGEYRLLIERLEELTGRRIDDDDLRRGIDIMNRVRRVMKEIYELRKDDNPPITGEEAMYMTCAQFFTDAREFLPVAEEVKRELTTRKLDRDPGKRIMLVGSENDDVEYIRMIETLGERESVGCTVVIEEHCTTTRYFWDEVELGDRDPLTAIAERYVLRTPCPSKDWPVRTRLDRILRFAKDWRADGAIVLQQKFCDPHEADIPFVRKHLQDNGIPTYFLEFDVTVPAGPFAIRTEAFLETLEAEADLF